Proteins from a genomic interval of Candidatus Eisenbacteria bacterium:
- a CDS encoding glycosyltransferase, whose protein sequence is MKGRRVLLLCYFFPPLGGGGVHRVLGFARHLPRFGWSCTVVCAGEEDYWVRDDSLAAPPDAEVIRVRGGSAISSWLKAGGASGGRRSGSAFGALRRLSDWWLLPDSYRGWARRARHAALSRVGRGDIDALWSSSPPESVHLAARDVAAKTRLPWVADFRDPWIPLAFRTPPTGWHRARQEAMERSVVERADRVIAASRLHADTLRASLPAAAAPRVLHLPNGFEPSSDLRAADPPDAAEPFLIVFTGTMAQQPDTEILLEAVHDLLARHPEARRRLRVELLGPYESGYEDRSVALGLRGIVRFGGPRPHADTRRTQHRADVLMLLKPGGPMFRTMVPGKLYEYLEARRPIVALIDERDEATDLVRRANQVVLPPGRRDVLTDELERRYLDWRAHGRAPDIQVSWIDEHERRRLAERLASTLDELVPASAR, encoded by the coding sequence ATGAAGGGGCGGCGGGTCCTGCTCCTGTGTTACTTCTTCCCGCCGCTGGGTGGAGGGGGCGTGCATCGCGTGCTCGGCTTCGCGCGCCACCTGCCTCGCTTCGGCTGGTCGTGCACGGTGGTGTGCGCGGGGGAGGAGGACTACTGGGTGCGGGACGATTCACTGGCGGCTCCGCCCGACGCGGAAGTGATCCGCGTGCGCGGCGGCAGCGCGATCTCGTCGTGGCTCAAGGCGGGTGGCGCCTCGGGCGGCCGGCGATCGGGCTCGGCCTTCGGAGCGCTGCGCCGGCTCTCCGACTGGTGGCTGCTGCCCGACTCGTACCGTGGATGGGCGCGGCGGGCACGGCATGCCGCGCTGTCACGCGTGGGCCGGGGCGACATTGACGCATTGTGGTCGAGCTCGCCGCCCGAGAGCGTGCACCTGGCGGCGCGTGACGTCGCGGCGAAGACACGGCTGCCTTGGGTCGCGGACTTCCGCGATCCCTGGATCCCGCTCGCCTTCCGCACGCCTCCGACTGGATGGCACCGCGCCCGCCAGGAAGCCATGGAGCGCTCGGTCGTGGAGCGCGCGGATCGCGTGATCGCCGCGTCGCGTCTCCACGCCGATACCCTGAGGGCGAGCCTGCCGGCCGCCGCCGCCCCTCGGGTGCTCCATCTGCCGAACGGCTTCGAGCCTTCTTCGGACCTGCGCGCGGCCGATCCGCCGGACGCGGCGGAGCCATTCCTCATCGTCTTCACCGGGACGATGGCGCAGCAGCCAGATACCGAAATCCTGCTCGAAGCCGTGCACGATCTGCTGGCGCGCCATCCCGAGGCGCGGCGCCGCCTGCGGGTGGAGCTCCTGGGTCCTTACGAGAGCGGCTACGAGGATCGCTCGGTGGCGCTCGGTCTCCGCGGCATCGTGCGATTCGGAGGGCCTCGTCCACACGCGGACACGCGCCGCACCCAGCATCGCGCCGACGTGCTCATGCTGCTCAAGCCCGGAGGCCCGATGTTCCGGACCATGGTGCCCGGGAAGCTCTACGAGTATCTCGAAGCCCGCCGTCCCATCGTGGCCCTGATCGACGAGCGAGACGAGGCCACGGACCTCGTGCGTCGGGCGAACCAGGTGGTCCTGCCCCCCGGCCGGAGGGACGTGTTGACCGACGAGCTCGAGCGTCGCTACCTGGACTGGCGCGCGCATGGCCGCGCGCCGGAC